The following proteins are encoded in a genomic region of Arachis stenosperma cultivar V10309 chromosome 4, arast.V10309.gnm1.PFL2, whole genome shotgun sequence:
- the LOC130975342 gene encoding uncharacterized protein LOC130975342: MDSSGSLAMMRSKHISRKIFEYKQKSRNPKSPFFYAIIFAIVFIFCYVQSKYSNSRILYFNSTNHGTDSSSFEESTTSDSENYDPLIPPANASREVRMAWFRTQIPKLELLHSTTLSQQFHDRVTGFLNKGCSVLFHIIWFSPAKHFGKREFLTMDTFFKAHPDGCLIVVSRSMDTESGYATLKPLIDRGFKVGAITPDVPFLVKDTPAEAWLELIKSGNRDPGDIPLSQNLSNLVRLAMLYKYGGGYMDTDIIVLKDFLDLRNAIGAQSLDFTTKQWNRLNNAVMMFDINHPVVWEFLQEFSTTFNGNKWGNNGPYLVSRVMARLEGHNITILPPKAFYPVDWNGIGKLYKKPEGELESRWVESQIDELSNGESYAVHLWNKRSKNLAIEEGSVMARLVSTHCIVCVSITT, from the coding sequence ATGGATTCATCTGGCTCTTTGGCAATGATGCGTTCTAAACATATATCAAGGAAGATCTTTGAATACAAACAAAAAAGCCGCAACCCAAAATCACCATTCTTCTATGCCATTATCTTTGCAATAGTATTCATCTTCTGCTATGTTCAAAGCAAATACTCAAATTCTAGAATCCTTTACTTCAATTCAACAAATCATGGAACAGATTCATCATCATTTGAAGAGTCAACAACTAGTGATTCAGAAAACTATGACCCTCTTATTCCACCGGCAAATGCATCAAGAGAAGTAAGAATGGCATGGTTCAGAACACAGATTCCTAAGCTAGAGTTACTACACTCTACAACATTGTCACAACAATTTCATGATAGAGTCACCGGTTTCTTGAACAAAGGTTGCTCAGTTCTGTTCCACATTATATGGTTTTCGCCTGCGAAACACTTTGGGAAAAGAGAATTTCTTACCATGGACACATTCTTTAAAGCGCACCCGGACGGGTGCTTAATAGTTGTGTCAAGATCAATGGACACCGAGAGTGGATATGCAACTTTGAAGCCGTTGATTGATCGCGGCTTCAAAGTTGGTGCCATAACTCCGGACGTGCCCTTCTTGGTTAAGGACACGCCGGCGGAGGCTTGGCTTGAACTGATCAAGAGTGGTAACAGAGATCCTGGAGACATTCCTCTGTCTCAAAACCTGTCGAATCTTGTTCGGCTCGCGATGTTGTACAAATATGGAGGCGGTTACATGGACACAGACATCATAGTGCTAAAAGATTTCTTGGACTTGAGGAATGCAATTGGAGCACAAAGTCTTGACTTCACTACCAAGCAATGGAATAGGTTGAACAATGCGGTTATGATGTTTGACATTAACCATCCTGTTGTGTGGGAATTTTTACAGGAATTCTCCACTACTTTCAATGGGAACAAATGGGGGAACAATGGACCTTACTTGGTGTCGAGGGTAATGGCGCGGCTCGAAGGCCATAACATTACTATTTTGCCACCTAAGGCCTTCTACCCTGTGGATTGGAATGGAATTGGGAAGCTTTACAAGAAACCGGAAGGCGAATTGGAATCAAGATGGGTGGAAAGCCAGATTGATGAACTTTCTAATGGTGAGAGCTATGCTGTGCATTTGtggaacaagagaagcaagaATTTGGCCATTGAAGAGGGAAGTGTCATGGCAAGATTAGTATCCACTCACTGTATTGTTTGTGTTAGCATAACAACATAA